One Streptomyces drozdowiczii DNA segment encodes these proteins:
- a CDS encoding TIGR03773 family transporter-associated surface protein, with protein sequence MNSRLLRGSATVLAALLLSTASALPAPADSSPSPGAESDAAPETGRGHTVIGAGHLDIGPRFGGGGWTVQIRDDTVRPPVWRDTEDVVLQVRDTAKIEVPEDKTFAFLGKPGDKAWLLPQVQQDGVLWPGWNSQEPKVAAAVEREVTWKLTDVKGPGDFVLFLNGSFGTPTVLFDGRKKLPQETGIEVNTHVHGNWAFTAPGTYLLDVSMSARTKDGKSHDSKRTLRFSVGPQDPRKAFAAKAPATSTTARDGSALMGWGAAAGVAVAVIGGTLLWRRNRRPAPVPTAHQEGTEQ encoded by the coding sequence GTGAACAGCAGACTCCTGCGCGGTTCCGCCACGGTCCTCGCCGCTCTCCTCCTTTCAACGGCCTCCGCCCTCCCGGCCCCCGCCGACAGCTCACCCTCCCCCGGGGCCGAGTCCGACGCCGCCCCGGAGACCGGCCGGGGCCACACCGTCATCGGCGCCGGTCACCTCGACATAGGACCGCGTTTCGGCGGCGGCGGGTGGACCGTACAGATCCGCGACGACACGGTCCGCCCGCCTGTATGGCGCGACACCGAGGACGTCGTCCTCCAGGTGAGGGACACCGCGAAGATCGAGGTCCCCGAGGACAAGACCTTCGCTTTTCTGGGGAAACCCGGCGACAAGGCGTGGCTGCTCCCCCAGGTCCAGCAGGACGGCGTGCTCTGGCCGGGCTGGAACAGCCAGGAGCCGAAGGTCGCCGCCGCGGTGGAGCGGGAGGTGACCTGGAAGCTCACCGACGTCAAGGGGCCGGGCGACTTCGTCCTCTTCCTCAACGGCAGCTTCGGCACCCCCACCGTGCTCTTCGACGGGCGGAAGAAGCTCCCGCAGGAGACCGGCATCGAGGTGAACACCCACGTCCACGGCAACTGGGCGTTCACCGCACCCGGCACCTACCTCCTCGACGTCTCGATGAGCGCGCGGACCAAGGACGGCAAGAGCCACGACAGCAAGCGCACCCTGCGGTTCTCGGTCGGCCCGCAGGACCCGCGGAAGGCATTCGCCGCGAAGGCCCCGGCCACCAGCACCACCGCCCGTGACGGCTCCGCCCTCATGGGGTGGGGAGCCGCCGCAGGCGTCGCCGTCGCGGTCATCGGCGGCACGCTGCTGTGGCGCCGCAACCGTCGCCCCGCCCCCGTACCCACCGCACATCAGGAAGGGACCGAGCAGTGA
- a CDS encoding anchored repeat-type ABC transporter permease subunit — MSGILDFLTGPWEHLFMQRAFAVAVMCGVVSGVVGAHVVLRGMAFIGDAVSHSVFPGVAIAFVFQFNLVLGGAVAGLLTALAVAVFSQNRRLKEDTVIGVFFAAAFGLGIVVLSTAPGYSGSLESFLFGQILGISDGDVITVAVMGLLLLLVAGAVHKELVTVSLDRETARAAGLPVFALDIVLYALVTVTVVISLQAVGNILVLALLITPAACARLLTDRIGVMMLLAPAIGAGSAVVGLYLSYAYNLAAGGLIVLVVTGVFVVCWLFAPGHGLVTARWRRRSGDVLAERNQEAEASGRPGSVRGTAPAEQSPGV, encoded by the coding sequence ATGAGCGGGATCCTCGACTTCCTCACCGGCCCGTGGGAGCACCTGTTCATGCAGCGGGCCTTCGCGGTCGCCGTGATGTGCGGTGTGGTCTCCGGGGTGGTCGGCGCCCACGTCGTCCTGCGCGGCATGGCCTTCATCGGCGACGCCGTCTCGCACTCGGTCTTCCCCGGCGTGGCGATCGCCTTCGTCTTCCAGTTCAACCTCGTCCTCGGCGGGGCCGTCGCAGGTCTCCTCACCGCGCTGGCCGTGGCGGTGTTCTCGCAGAACAGGCGGCTCAAGGAGGACACCGTCATCGGCGTCTTCTTCGCCGCCGCCTTCGGTCTGGGCATCGTCGTCCTCAGCACCGCACCCGGCTACAGCGGCTCGCTCGAGTCCTTCCTCTTCGGCCAGATCCTCGGCATCAGCGACGGCGACGTGATCACGGTGGCCGTGATGGGACTGCTGCTGCTCCTCGTCGCAGGCGCGGTCCACAAGGAGCTGGTCACCGTCAGCCTGGACCGGGAGACGGCCAGAGCCGCCGGACTGCCCGTATTCGCCCTGGACATAGTCCTGTATGCGCTGGTGACCGTCACCGTGGTCATCTCGCTGCAAGCGGTCGGCAACATCCTGGTCCTGGCCCTGCTGATCACCCCCGCCGCCTGCGCCCGCCTCCTGACCGACCGCATCGGCGTCATGATGCTCCTCGCTCCGGCGATCGGCGCCGGCAGCGCGGTCGTGGGCCTGTACCTCTCGTACGCGTACAACCTCGCCGCGGGCGGTCTGATCGTTCTCGTGGTCACCGGCGTGTTCGTGGTGTGCTGGCTGTTCGCGCCCGGGCACGGTCTCGTGACGGCCCGGTGGCGCAGGCGCTCCGGTGATGTGCTCGCGGAACGGAACCAGGAGGCCGAGGCGTCCGGGCGTCCCGGGAGCGTTCGCGGCACCGCTCCGGCCGAGCAGTCACCGGGGGTGTGA
- a CDS encoding class E sortase, which produces MRRLLAVVCELTATLGAVMLLFAVHLLWWTNHTARAEARDEVHRLEQRWERPGPGEATRGSPAEDSPAAPAARDGERHAEEPRGTSPARARPPAPSQSFAVLRIPRLGLTVPVAEGIDNHRVLDRGFVGHYPGTAMPGEMGNVALAGHRNAHGEPFRHLDRVRPGDVVTLSTAGEDFTYEIDSVLPQTSPADSAVLQPVPTSAAVRPPGSAGYREPGRYLTLTTCTPEFTSRYRMVVWGHLLENRPR; this is translated from the coding sequence ATGCGGCGGCTTCTCGCTGTGGTGTGCGAGTTGACGGCGACTCTGGGCGCGGTGATGCTGCTCTTCGCCGTCCACCTCCTGTGGTGGACCAACCACACCGCCCGTGCCGAGGCGCGGGACGAGGTGCACCGCCTGGAACAGCGGTGGGAGCGGCCCGGGCCAGGTGAGGCGACGCGCGGTTCGCCGGCGGAAGACAGCCCGGCTGCCCCTGCGGCGCGGGACGGAGAGCGCCACGCCGAAGAACCACGCGGCACTTCCCCCGCCAGGGCGCGGCCCCCGGCGCCGTCCCAGTCGTTCGCCGTGCTCCGCATCCCCCGCCTCGGGCTGACGGTTCCCGTCGCCGAGGGCATAGACAACCACCGTGTCCTCGACCGGGGGTTCGTCGGCCACTACCCGGGTACCGCGATGCCCGGCGAGATGGGCAACGTCGCGCTCGCCGGGCACCGCAACGCCCACGGCGAACCCTTTCGTCATCTGGACCGGGTGCGACCGGGGGACGTGGTGACCCTGTCCACCGCGGGAGAAGACTTCACGTACGAGATCGACTCGGTACTGCCGCAGACCTCTCCCGCCGACAGCGCCGTACTCCAGCCTGTCCCCACCAGCGCCGCGGTCCGCCCTCCTGGCTCGGCGGGTTACCGGGAGCCGGGGCGCTACCTCACCCTGACCACCTGCACACCCGAGTTCACCTCTCGCTACCGAATGGTGGTGTGGGGGCACTTGTTGGAGAACCGACCCAGGTGA
- a CDS encoding anchored repeat-type ABC transporter ATP-binding subunit: MTASITPIPALDVRGLTVELGGRLALVDIDLTVGTGELVGLIGPNGAGKTTLLRAVLGLLTPQTGTVLLDGRPAARQRGTIGYVPQRHEFAWDFPLSVESAVLTGRTHRIGWLRRPGAADREAVEEALELVAMTALRHRPIGELSGGQRQRVLVARALALRPTLLLLDEPFTGLDVPTQELLTALFLQLRGNGRALLMTTHDLPAAADMAGRICLLNRTVIADGPPETLRDPAVWLRAFGVARSDQLLTSLGVTR, from the coding sequence GTGACCGCGTCCATCACCCCGATACCCGCGCTGGACGTGCGGGGGCTCACGGTCGAACTCGGGGGCAGGCTCGCCCTCGTCGACATCGACCTCACCGTCGGCACCGGCGAACTCGTCGGCCTCATCGGTCCGAACGGCGCCGGCAAGACCACGCTGCTGCGTGCCGTCCTCGGCCTGCTGACACCGCAGACCGGCACTGTCCTCCTGGACGGCCGCCCGGCGGCCAGGCAGCGCGGCACGATCGGCTACGTACCACAACGCCATGAATTCGCCTGGGACTTCCCCCTCTCCGTCGAGAGCGCTGTGCTCACCGGCCGTACGCACCGGATCGGCTGGCTACGCCGCCCCGGTGCGGCCGACCGGGAGGCGGTCGAAGAGGCACTGGAACTGGTCGCCATGACCGCGCTGCGCCACCGTCCCATCGGCGAGCTGTCCGGCGGGCAGCGCCAGCGTGTCCTGGTCGCCCGAGCCCTTGCCCTCCGCCCGACCCTGCTGCTGCTGGACGAACCGTTCACCGGCCTCGACGTCCCCACCCAGGAACTGCTCACCGCCCTCTTCCTTCAGCTGCGCGGCAACGGCAGGGCCCTCCTGATGACCACGCACGACCTGCCCGCCGCCGCCGACATGGCCGGCCGGATCTGTCTCCTCAACAGGACGGTCATCGCCGACGGGCCGCCCGAGACCCTGCGCGACCCGGCCGTCTGGCTGCGGGCGTTCGGCGTCGCCAGGTCCGACCAGCTGCTGACCTCCCTGGGAGTGACCCGATGA
- a CDS encoding anchored repeat ABC transporter, substrate-binding protein — protein sequence MSKADVTFTNHVLLEEHALIKTVDSNARKGAPNVSLAEASETYGANVIPLVEDIGLDVLWLGLRVRGEGEARGATRSSDILLSATGVEGPGELVAYLTESLGRPNIYFNSADGFSDKDTTSLPPAAHTHLNWAFTEPGVYRLSLSAKLKNGDAAPQPVGEGTFTFAVGVDPHTVAGPGDTILDDGHTDLTVNIDSGKMSAFTDLRAKGERQEEIPPGDVVIDVPNRALVKVPKEKRFSFLGKPGADIHQLPQAVLGKHVHGEIDPHLWQDVQNAKSYVQLIRDTLKKADPEGAESYDASSRKYENELDEVDAYVREQIAAILADRRQLITTHDAFGYLADAYGMTVAGFVVPNPAQEPSADDVEKLSRTIKNLDVPAVFMEPNLVQRATVLTQVAEDQGVDVCMLYGDAFDKDTRHYTDMMRHNADELRSCLGGTKK from the coding sequence GTGTCCAAGGCCGACGTCACCTTCACCAACCACGTGCTCCTGGAGGAGCACGCCCTCATCAAGACCGTCGACTCCAACGCCCGCAAAGGGGCACCGAACGTCTCCCTCGCAGAGGCGTCGGAGACGTACGGGGCGAACGTCATCCCGCTCGTGGAGGACATCGGCCTGGACGTTCTCTGGCTCGGCCTGCGGGTCCGCGGTGAGGGCGAGGCACGGGGAGCGACGCGCTCCTCGGACATCCTCCTCTCCGCCACGGGCGTCGAAGGCCCCGGCGAACTGGTCGCCTACCTCACGGAGTCGCTGGGCCGGCCGAACATCTATTTCAACTCGGCGGACGGCTTCTCCGACAAGGACACCACGAGTCTGCCGCCCGCAGCCCACACCCACCTCAACTGGGCCTTCACCGAACCCGGTGTGTACAGGCTCAGCCTCTCGGCGAAGCTGAAGAACGGCGACGCCGCCCCGCAGCCGGTCGGCGAGGGCACCTTCACCTTCGCCGTGGGCGTCGACCCCCACACCGTCGCCGGCCCCGGGGACACGATCCTCGACGACGGGCACACCGACCTGACCGTCAACATCGACTCCGGGAAGATGTCCGCCTTCACGGACCTGCGCGCGAAGGGCGAGCGGCAGGAGGAGATACCGCCGGGCGACGTCGTCATCGATGTGCCCAACCGGGCGCTGGTGAAGGTACCGAAGGAGAAGCGGTTCTCCTTCCTCGGCAAACCGGGCGCCGACATCCACCAGCTCCCCCAGGCGGTCCTCGGCAAGCATGTGCACGGTGAGATCGACCCGCACCTGTGGCAGGACGTACAGAACGCCAAGTCGTACGTGCAGTTGATCCGCGACACCTTGAAGAAGGCCGACCCGGAGGGTGCCGAGTCGTACGACGCATCCAGCCGGAAGTACGAGAACGAGCTGGACGAGGTGGACGCCTATGTACGCGAGCAGATCGCCGCGATACTCGCGGACAGAAGGCAGTTGATCACCACCCATGACGCCTTCGGGTACCTGGCGGACGCCTACGGCATGACCGTCGCCGGCTTCGTCGTACCCAATCCTGCCCAGGAGCCGAGCGCCGACGACGTGGAGAAGCTCTCGCGGACCATCAAGAACCTCGATGTTCCAGCCGTCTTCATGGAGCCGAACCTGGTCCAGCGCGCAACCGTGCTCACCCAGGTCGCCGAGGACCAGGGCGTGGATGTCTGCATGCTCTACGGCGACGCCTTCGACAAGGACACCCGGCACTACACCGACATGATGCGGCACAACGCCGACGAGCTCCGCTCCTGCCTCGGAGGCACGAAGAAGTGA